In a single window of the Streptomyces sp. HUAS ZL42 genome:
- a CDS encoding methylmalonyl-CoA mutase, which produces MDADAIEEGRRRWQARYDAARRRNADFTTLSGDPVEPVYGPRPGDRYEGFERIGWPGEYPFTRGLYPTGYRGRTWTIRQFAGFGNAEQTNERYKMILAAGGGGLSVAFDMPTLMGRDSDDPRSLGEVGHCGVAIDSAADMEVLFRDIPLGDVTTSMTISGPAVPVFCMYLVAAERQGVDPSVLNGTLQTDIFKEYIAQKEWLFQPEPHLRLIGDLMEYCAAGIPAYKPLSVSGYHIREAGATAAQELAYTLADGFGYVELGLSRGLDVDVFAPGLSFFFDAHVDFFEEIAKFRAARRIWARWMRDVYGATSDKAQWLRFHTQTAGVSLTAQQPYNNVVRTAVEALAAVLGGTNSLHTNALDETLALPSEQAAEIALRTQQVLMEETGVASVADPLGGSWYVEQLTDRIEADAEKIFEQIKERGLRAHPDGRHPIGPVSSGILRGIEDGWFTGEIAESAFRYQQALEKGDKRIVGVNCHEGSVTGDLEILRISHEVEREQVRILTGRRAQRDDTRVRAALDAMLAAARDGSNMIEPMLDAVRAEATLGEICDVLRDEWGVYTEPAGF; this is translated from the coding sequence ATGGACGCTGACGCCATCGAGGAGGGCCGCCGCCGCTGGCAGGCCCGGTACGACGCCGCACGCAGGCGCAACGCCGACTTCACCACGCTCTCCGGGGATCCCGTGGAGCCGGTGTACGGCCCCCGCCCCGGGGACAGGTACGAGGGCTTCGAGCGGATCGGCTGGCCGGGGGAGTACCCCTTCACTCGCGGTCTGTATCCCACCGGCTACCGGGGGCGGACGTGGACCATTCGGCAGTTCGCCGGGTTCGGGAACGCCGAGCAGACCAACGAGCGCTACAAGATGATCCTCGCGGCGGGCGGGGGCGGCCTCTCGGTCGCCTTCGACATGCCGACGCTGATGGGACGCGACTCCGACGACCCGCGCTCGCTGGGCGAGGTCGGGCACTGCGGTGTGGCGATCGACTCGGCCGCCGACATGGAGGTCCTGTTCAGGGACATCCCGCTGGGCGATGTGACCACGTCGATGACGATCAGCGGGCCGGCGGTTCCGGTCTTCTGCATGTACCTGGTCGCGGCCGAGCGGCAGGGCGTGGATCCCTCCGTGCTCAACGGCACGCTGCAGACCGACATCTTCAAGGAGTACATCGCCCAGAAGGAGTGGCTCTTCCAGCCCGAGCCGCACCTCCGCCTCATCGGCGACCTGATGGAGTACTGCGCGGCCGGCATCCCCGCCTACAAGCCGCTGTCCGTCTCCGGCTATCACATCCGCGAGGCCGGTGCGACGGCGGCGCAGGAGCTGGCATACACGCTGGCGGACGGGTTCGGGTACGTGGAGCTGGGTCTGTCGCGCGGGCTGGACGTGGACGTGTTCGCGCCCGGTCTGTCCTTCTTCTTCGACGCCCACGTCGATTTCTTCGAGGAGATCGCCAAGTTCCGCGCGGCGCGGCGGATCTGGGCCCGCTGGATGCGGGACGTGTACGGCGCGACGTCGGACAAGGCGCAGTGGCTGCGGTTCCACACGCAGACCGCGGGTGTCTCGCTGACCGCCCAGCAGCCGTACAACAACGTGGTGCGCACGGCGGTGGAGGCGCTGGCGGCGGTGCTGGGCGGGACGAACTCGCTGCACACCAACGCTCTGGACGAGACGCTTGCGCTGCCCTCGGAGCAGGCCGCGGAGATCGCGCTCAGGACACAGCAGGTCCTGATGGAGGAGACCGGGGTCGCGAGCGTGGCGGATCCGCTGGGCGGTTCGTGGTACGTCGAGCAGCTGACGGACCGGATCGAGGCGGACGCGGAGAAGATCTTCGAGCAGATCAAGGAGCGGGGGCTGAGGGCGCATCCCGACGGGCGGCACCCGATCGGGCCGGTCTCGTCCGGGATCCTGCGGGGGATCGAGGACGGGTGGTTCACCGGGGAGATCGCGGAGTCGGCGTTCCGGTACCAGCAGGCCTTGGAGAAGGGTGACAAGCGGATCGTCGGCGTGAACTGCCACGAGGGCTCCGTCACCGGTGACCTGGAGATCCTGCGCATCAGCCACGAGGTCGAGCGCGAACAGGTGCGGATCCTCACGGGGCGCAGGGCGCAGCGGGACGACACCCGCGTACGGGCCGCGCTCGACGCGATGCTCGCGGCGGCGCGTGACGGCTCGAACATGATCGAGCCCATGCTGGATGCCGTACGGGCCGAGGCGACGCTCGGCGAGATCTGTGACGTGCTGCGGGACGAGTGGGGGGTGTACACCGAGCCGGCGGGCTTCTGA
- a CDS encoding MarR family winged helix-turn-helix transcriptional regulator, producing MPKPLSLPFDPIARADELWKQRWGNVPSMAAITSIMRAHQILLAEVDAVVKPYGLTFARYEALVLLTFSKEGELTMSKIGERLQVHPTSVTNTVDRLVKSGLVAKRPNPNDGRGTLASITDKGREVVEAATRDLMAMDFGLGVYDAEECGEIFAMLRPLRVAAHDFDDE from the coding sequence GTGCCGAAGCCGCTCAGTCTTCCCTTCGATCCCATCGCGCGCGCCGACGAACTCTGGAAGCAGCGCTGGGGAAACGTGCCGTCCATGGCCGCGATCACCTCGATCATGCGGGCGCACCAGATCCTGCTCGCCGAGGTGGACGCGGTGGTCAAGCCGTACGGACTGACGTTCGCGCGGTACGAGGCGCTGGTGCTGCTCACGTTCTCCAAGGAGGGCGAGCTGACGATGTCCAAGATCGGCGAGCGGCTCCAGGTGCACCCCACGTCGGTGACGAACACCGTGGACCGCCTCGTGAAGTCCGGCCTGGTGGCCAAGCGGCCCAACCCCAACGACGGCAGAGGCACGCTCGCCTCCATCACCGACAAGGGCCGCGAGGTGGTCGAGGCGGCCACCCGCGATCTGATGGCGATGGACTTCGGGCTCGGTGTGTACGACGCGGAGGAGTGCGGGGAGATCTTCGCGATGCTGCGGCCGCTGCGGGTGGCCGCGCACGACTTCGACGACGAGTGA
- a CDS encoding DUF4166 domain-containing protein — protein sequence MTSIFRTVMGADFDRLHPRLQRRFSVGLASGEACTGRGVMHRVWHGAPFVKPFLSLGATRNILVPRAGQNIPFTIENVPYTDGFGRETVTFVRTFDLPGRSRRFDAQMVLSPKGDRILDYLGTHQHLASDLHFHAEPDGSLLIRSGEHRFREGMVDVRVPELIGATAEVRESYDDTTDRFRIQVRVVNRYFGPLFGYEGTFRAAYQDIRACGVRPGLRPVREEPRA from the coding sequence ATGACCTCCATCTTCCGCACCGTGATGGGCGCCGACTTCGACCGCCTCCACCCCCGGCTGCAGCGCCGCTTCTCGGTCGGCCTGGCGAGCGGCGAGGCGTGCACGGGCCGTGGTGTGATGCATCGCGTCTGGCACGGGGCGCCCTTCGTGAAGCCGTTCCTCTCCCTGGGCGCCACCCGCAACATCCTGGTCCCGCGAGCCGGCCAAAACATCCCCTTCACCATCGAGAACGTCCCGTACACCGACGGCTTCGGCCGTGAGACGGTGACCTTCGTACGCACCTTCGACCTGCCCGGCCGCTCCCGCCGCTTCGACGCCCAGATGGTGCTGAGCCCCAAGGGTGACCGCATCCTCGACTACCTCGGCACCCACCAGCACCTCGCCAGCGACCTCCACTTCCACGCCGAGCCCGACGGCTCGCTGCTGATCCGCTCGGGGGAACACCGTTTCAGGGAAGGCATGGTGGACGTCCGCGTCCCCGAACTCATCGGCGCCACCGCGGAGGTCCGCGAGTCCTACGACGACACGACCGACCGCTTCCGCATCCAAGTCCGGGTCGTGAACCGGTACTTCGGCCCGCTCTTCGGCTACGAGGGCACCTTCAGGGCGGCCTACCAGGACATCCGGGCCTGCGGGGTACGCCCCGGTCTGCGCCCGGTCCGCGAGGAGCCGCGCGCGTGA
- a CDS encoding DUF6230 family protein, translating into MESQVRGGTRWKRFAVVMVPSVAATAAIGVALAQGALAASFSVSGQSFKVTADKLVGTGFSQYGAIDSGYTLDGKKTAHAVAVSAFKSASITNMCQSVVTPNIPLLGSVSLKLTAGGGGTPVQAENLYIDVEDLSADATFKGIDIGVAGKDLSKGPGIKSGDTANPYGFAQQAESAELTDVKQTAWATTAGTFKLSGLKMSLSTGVKECY; encoded by the coding sequence ATGGAGTCCCAGGTGCGTGGCGGGACCAGATGGAAGCGGTTCGCTGTGGTCATGGTGCCCAGCGTCGCCGCGACGGCCGCGATAGGTGTCGCCCTCGCGCAGGGCGCTCTGGCCGCGTCGTTCAGCGTTTCGGGGCAGTCGTTCAAGGTCACGGCCGACAAGCTCGTCGGTACGGGCTTCTCGCAGTACGGCGCCATTGACTCGGGTTACACCCTCGACGGCAAGAAGACGGCTCACGCCGTCGCCGTCTCGGCGTTCAAGAGCGCCTCGATCACGAACATGTGCCAGTCCGTGGTCACCCCGAACATCCCGCTGCTCGGCTCGGTCAGCCTCAAGCTGACGGCCGGTGGCGGGGGCACGCCGGTCCAGGCCGAGAACCTCTACATCGACGTCGAGGACCTGAGCGCGGACGCGACGTTCAAGGGCATCGACATCGGTGTGGCCGGCAAGGACCTCAGCAAGGGTCCCGGCATCAAGAGCGGCGACACGGCCAACCCGTACGGCTTCGCCCAGCAGGCGGAGTCGGCGGAGCTGACCGACGTGAAGCAGACGGCGTGGGCGACCACCGCCGGAACCTTCAAGCTCAGCGGCCTGAAGATGTCGCTTTCGACGGGTGTCAAGGAGTGCTACTAA
- a CDS encoding TetR/AcrR family transcriptional regulator, producing MQSRTPAVRAGRPRSATADAAILAATREALVDLGWSKLTLGDVATRAGVAKTTLYRRWAGKNELVVDAVAELFDELRLPDRGSLAADIEGVVLQFAAILARPEARSGLMAVVAEATRDDALRERIRASIVDRQKRLVLEGRARAQTRGELPLETDPEEAARTVDLIFDMVAGAVVHRTLVSAEQADADWVHRFTAVLVAGLGATGGVSRVY from the coding sequence ATGCAGAGCCGCACCCCCGCCGTCCGCGCCGGCCGTCCGCGCAGCGCCACCGCGGACGCCGCGATCCTGGCCGCGACGCGGGAGGCCCTGGTCGACCTGGGCTGGTCGAAGCTCACGCTGGGAGACGTGGCGACGCGGGCCGGGGTTGCCAAGACGACCCTCTATCGCCGCTGGGCCGGCAAGAACGAACTCGTCGTCGACGCGGTGGCCGAACTCTTCGACGAACTGCGCCTGCCCGACCGCGGCAGCCTGGCCGCCGACATCGAGGGCGTGGTCCTGCAGTTCGCCGCGATCCTCGCCCGTCCGGAGGCCAGGAGCGGCCTGATGGCGGTCGTGGCGGAGGCCACGAGGGACGACGCCCTCCGCGAACGCATCCGCGCGTCGATCGTCGACCGCCAGAAGCGGCTGGTCCTGGAGGGCCGGGCGCGCGCCCAGACCCGCGGCGAACTCCCTCTGGAGACGGACCCCGAGGAAGCCGCCCGCACGGTCGACCTGATCTTCGATATGGTGGCGGGCGCGGTGGTCCACCGCACCCTGGTGAGCGCGGAACAGGCGGACGCGGACTGGGTACACCGCTTCACCGCGGTACTGGTCGCGGGCCTGGGCGCGACGGGCGGCGTGTCCCGGGTGTATTGA
- a CDS encoding DUF3817 domain-containing protein, which translates to MDLKTATALRRLRLVSAPEAVSFLLLLVCSVLKRTTEFNAVPVMGSVHGLLFILYVVFWADAWNRAKWDLKTAALYFVLSVLPAGGFLAERRLRREAEDAVIAARARKEGVVNA; encoded by the coding sequence GTGGACCTGAAGACAGCCACCGCCCTCCGCCGCCTCCGCCTGGTCTCGGCCCCCGAGGCCGTCTCCTTCCTCCTGCTGCTCGTCTGCTCGGTGCTGAAGCGGACCACGGAGTTCAACGCGGTGCCCGTCATGGGCTCGGTCCACGGCCTCCTGTTCATCCTGTACGTCGTTTTCTGGGCGGACGCCTGGAACCGCGCCAAGTGGGACCTGAAGACCGCCGCTCTCTACTTCGTCCTGTCGGTCCTCCCGGCCGGCGGCTTCCTCGCCGAGCGCAGGCTGCGCCGTGAGGCCGAGGACGCGGTCATCGCCGCCCGCGCCCGCAAGGAAGGGGTCGTGAACGCATGA
- a CDS encoding TetR/AcrR family transcriptional regulator, whose translation MSPETAKSQETKTKLLEGALRTLTEQGIAKTSARTIATAAGVNQALVFYHFGSVDELLAAACRYGAERTVSRYRARFDEVTSLSELLVVGRQIHEQERAGGHVALLGQLLAGAQTHATLGPATAAGLELWIAEIEKVLSRVLATTPFGEFTDPSGLARAVAASFVGIELYEGVDAAGAGAALDALEQLGALVAALEELGPVAQRAVRHRLRRTGRG comes from the coding sequence GTGAGCCCCGAGACGGCGAAGTCGCAGGAGACGAAGACGAAACTGCTCGAGGGCGCGTTGCGCACGCTCACCGAACAGGGGATCGCCAAGACGTCGGCCCGTACGATCGCGACGGCGGCCGGCGTCAACCAGGCGCTGGTCTTCTACCACTTCGGCTCGGTGGACGAACTCCTCGCAGCGGCATGCCGGTACGGCGCGGAACGCACGGTGTCCCGCTACCGCGCCCGCTTCGACGAGGTCACCTCGCTCTCCGAACTCCTCGTCGTGGGCCGTCAGATCCACGAGCAGGAGCGGGCCGGCGGACATGTCGCCCTCCTCGGCCAGCTCCTCGCCGGCGCGCAGACCCACGCGACCCTCGGCCCGGCCACGGCCGCGGGTCTCGAGCTGTGGATCGCCGAGATAGAGAAGGTCCTCAGCCGGGTCCTCGCGACGACCCCCTTCGGGGAGTTCACGGATCCGTCGGGACTGGCGCGGGCGGTGGCCGCCTCGTTCGTCGGAATCGAGCTGTACGAGGGGGTCGACGCGGCCGGAGCGGGTGCCGCCCTGGATGCCCTGGAGCAACTGGGCGCGCTGGTGGCGGCGTTGGAGGAGCTCGGGCCTGTGGCACAACGGGCGGTCAGGCACCGGCTGCGGAGAACGGGCCGAGGCTGA
- a CDS encoding tetratricopeptide repeat protein — translation MQPRNMSMSGVVDLAAVKAAQEAKTKAEQARADAARQGGAGAVSPADLVIDVDEAGFERDVLQRSAEVPVVIDFWAEWCQPCKQLSPVLERLAVEYNGRFLLAKIDVDANQMLMQQFGIQGIPAVFAVVAGQALPLFQGAAGEAQIRQTLDQLVQVAEQRFGLTGLTVDPDAEPGDRTAAPATPAGPYDALLEAAVQALDAGDLAGAVQAYKNVLVDDPGNSEAKLGLAQAELLQRVQGADPQQVRKDAADKPQDVQAQIAAADLDLVGGHVEDAFGRLIETVQRTVGDDRDAVRLRLVELFEVVGAEDPRVAAARRALARALF, via the coding sequence ATGCAGCCACGGAACATGTCCATGAGCGGAGTCGTCGACCTCGCCGCGGTGAAGGCGGCCCAGGAGGCCAAGACGAAGGCGGAGCAGGCGCGCGCCGATGCCGCCCGGCAGGGCGGGGCGGGGGCCGTGTCGCCCGCCGATCTCGTCATCGACGTCGATGAGGCCGGGTTCGAGCGTGACGTCCTGCAGCGGTCCGCCGAGGTGCCCGTCGTCATCGACTTCTGGGCCGAGTGGTGCCAGCCCTGCAAGCAGTTGAGCCCGGTCCTGGAGCGGCTCGCCGTCGAGTACAACGGGCGGTTTCTGCTTGCCAAGATCGACGTCGACGCCAACCAGATGCTGATGCAGCAGTTCGGGATCCAGGGGATTCCGGCCGTGTTCGCCGTCGTCGCGGGGCAGGCCCTGCCGCTCTTCCAGGGCGCCGCCGGTGAGGCGCAGATCCGGCAGACGCTCGATCAGCTGGTGCAGGTCGCCGAGCAGCGGTTCGGGCTGACCGGGCTGACCGTCGACCCCGACGCCGAGCCGGGCGACCGCACGGCGGCTCCCGCGACGCCCGCCGGGCCGTACGACGCGCTGCTGGAGGCCGCCGTGCAGGCCCTGGACGCGGGCGACCTGGCCGGAGCGGTCCAGGCGTATAAGAACGTGCTGGTCGACGATCCGGGCAACTCGGAGGCCAAACTCGGGCTCGCCCAGGCCGAGTTGCTCCAGCGGGTGCAGGGCGCGGACCCGCAGCAGGTGCGCAAGGACGCGGCCGACAAGCCGCAGGACGTGCAGGCGCAGATCGCCGCGGCCGACCTGGATCTCGTCGGCGGTCATGTCGAGGACGCGTTCGGGCGGCTCATCGAGACGGTGCAGCGCACGGTGGGTGACGACCGGGACGCGGTGCGGCTGCGGCTCGTCGAGCTTTTCGAGGTGGTGGGGGCGGAGGATCCGCGGGTCGCCGCGGCACGACGTGCCTTGGCACGGGCCTTGTTCTAG
- a CDS encoding AIM24 family protein, with the protein MFRLQGSKVLAVDMTGDAVKAKNGSMVAYDGQMAFKKLSGGGEGLRGMVTRRLTGEQMTVMEVRGQGTCWFADRASEINLVNLQGDKLYVESSNLLATDAGLRTGTTFTGLRGASQGNGLFTTTVEGHGQAAIMSDGPAVVLRVSPQFPLSVDPGAYVAHQGDLRQSFQSGVTFRTLLGEGGGEAFQIRFEGDGLVYVQPSERNTIAGDV; encoded by the coding sequence ATGTTCCGATTGCAAGGCAGCAAGGTGCTCGCCGTCGACATGACCGGGGACGCCGTGAAGGCGAAGAACGGCTCGATGGTCGCGTACGACGGTCAGATGGCCTTCAAGAAGCTCAGTGGCGGCGGTGAGGGGCTGCGGGGGATGGTGACCCGCCGGCTCACCGGCGAGCAGATGACCGTGATGGAGGTGAGGGGGCAGGGGACGTGCTGGTTCGCCGACCGAGCCTCCGAGATCAACCTCGTCAATCTCCAGGGGGACAAGCTGTACGTGGAGTCGAGCAACCTGCTCGCGACGGACGCCGGACTGCGGACCGGCACGACGTTCACGGGCCTGCGCGGGGCCTCGCAGGGCAACGGGCTGTTCACGACGACCGTCGAGGGGCACGGACAGGCGGCGATCATGTCGGACGGGCCCGCGGTGGTGCTGCGCGTCAGCCCGCAGTTCCCGCTGAGCGTCGACCCGGGCGCCTATGTCGCGCACCAGGGCGACCTGCGGCAGTCCTTCCAGTCCGGTGTGACGTTCCGCACGTTGCTCGGGGAGGGCGGCGGCGAGGCCTTCCAGATCCGCTTCGAGGGGGACGGCCTGGTGTACGTGCAGCCGAGCGAGCGCAACACGATCGCGGGGGACGTGTGA
- a CDS encoding DUF3817 domain-containing protein, whose amino-acid sequence MKKSVLTRYRVMAYVTGVLLVLLTLGVIAKYVLEIDGAADFTSVVGIAHGWLYVVYLIFAFDLGSKAKWPVGKLLWVLLAGTVPTAAFFVERKVTHELGAGVAEDAAAAVKA is encoded by the coding sequence ATGAAAAAAAGCGTGCTGACCCGCTACCGCGTCATGGCCTACGTCACCGGTGTGCTGCTGGTCCTGCTGACCCTGGGCGTGATCGCCAAGTACGTCCTCGAGATCGACGGTGCCGCGGACTTCACGAGCGTCGTCGGCATCGCCCACGGCTGGCTGTACGTGGTCTACCTGATCTTCGCCTTCGACCTGGGATCCAAGGCGAAGTGGCCGGTCGGCAAGCTGCTGTGGGTGCTGCTCGCGGGGACGGTCCCGACGGCCGCCTTCTTCGTGGAGCGCAAGGTCACCCACGAGCTCGGGGCAGGCGTCGCCGAGGACGCGGCGGCCGCCGTCAAGGCTTAG
- a CDS encoding MTH1187 family thiamine-binding protein — MIVAFSVTPLGVGDEVGEYVADAVRVVRESGLPNRTDAMFTSVEGEWDEVMDVVRRAVAAVEERAPRVSLVLKADIRPGVTDGLTSKVETVERYLAE; from the coding sequence ATGATCGTCGCCTTCTCCGTGACGCCGCTCGGTGTCGGTGACGAGGTGGGGGAGTACGTCGCCGACGCCGTCCGTGTCGTCCGCGAGTCGGGGCTGCCCAACCGCACCGACGCGATGTTCACCTCCGTCGAGGGGGAGTGGGACGAGGTCATGGACGTCGTCAGGCGCGCAGTGGCCGCGGTCGAGGAGCGGGCGCCGCGGGTGTCCCTGGTCCTCAAGGCGGACATCCGGCCCGGAGTGACGGACGGGCTCACCTCCAAGGTGGAGACGGTCGAGCGGTACCTGGCCGAGTAG
- a CDS encoding DUF6114 domain-containing protein, whose amino-acid sequence MSAETPVAPGQFDRRRQQFRAWRGTRPFWAGLFVLLGGLPIAYFPYAHLQIGHLTLAMATTAGAGSLIIGVLLVVLGVSLWFQKHVRVFAGVAAILLALVSIPVSNLGGFLIGFLLALIGGAMAVAWAPGAPPAPEPAQGAVQGAGGAPEGAVAEGAPAGPVYGDAPAAPVVDVTKTADGADEPNDLSGTSPANGANGRHSAG is encoded by the coding sequence ATGAGCGCCGAGACCCCTGTCGCCCCCGGCCAGTTCGATCGCCGCAGGCAGCAGTTCCGCGCCTGGCGGGGCACGAGGCCGTTCTGGGCCGGCCTGTTCGTCCTCCTCGGCGGACTCCCCATCGCCTACTTCCCGTACGCGCACCTCCAGATCGGCCATCTGACGCTGGCGATGGCCACGACGGCGGGTGCCGGGTCCCTGATCATCGGTGTGCTGCTCGTCGTCCTGGGTGTCAGCCTCTGGTTCCAGAAGCACGTACGGGTCTTCGCGGGCGTCGCGGCGATCCTGCTGGCGCTTGTGTCCATCCCCGTGTCCAACCTCGGCGGCTTCCTCATCGGCTTCCTGCTCGCGCTGATCGGCGGAGCGATGGCCGTGGCCTGGGCGCCGGGTGCGCCGCCCGCGCCGGAGCCGGCGCAGGGTGCCGTGCAGGGAGCGGGCGGTGCCCCCGAGGGAGCCGTCGCCGAAGGTGCCCCCGCGGGCCCGGTCTACGGCGATGCCCCCGCGGCTCCGGTCGTGGACGTCACGAAGACCGCGGACGGGGCGGACGAGCCGAACGATCTGTCAGGAACGAGCCCGGCGAACGGGGCGAACGGGAGGCACAGTGCCGGCTGA
- the pyk gene encoding pyruvate kinase — protein MRRSKIVCTLGPAVDSHEMLVSLIEAGMNVARFNFSHGTHAEHQGRYDRVRAAAKETGRAIGVLADLQGPKIRLETFAEGPVELERGDEFVITTEDVPGDKQICGTTYKGLPGDVDRGDQILINDGNVELKVLDVEGPRVRTIVIEGGVVSDHKGINLPGAAVNVPALSEKDVEDLRFALRMGCDMVALSFVRDAGDVHDVHKVMDEEGRRVPVIAKVEKPQAVENMEDVVMAFDGVMVARGDLAVEYPLERVPMVQKRLIELCRRNAKPVIVATQMMESMITNSRPTRAEASDVANAILDGADAVMLSAESSVGAYPIETVKTMSKIVQAAEQELLAKGLQPLVPGKKPRTQGGSVARAACEIADFLGGRGLVAFTQSGDTARRLSRYRATQPIIAFTTDENTRNQLALSWGVESHVVPFVGSTDEMVDLVDQEITKINRFNDGDIVIITAGSPPGVPGTTNMLRVHHLGGGN, from the coding sequence ATGCGCCGTTCGAAAATCGTCTGTACTCTCGGCCCCGCGGTCGACTCCCACGAGATGCTCGTGTCCCTGATCGAAGCCGGCATGAACGTGGCCCGCTTCAACTTCAGCCACGGCACGCACGCCGAGCACCAGGGCCGGTACGACCGTGTCCGCGCCGCCGCCAAGGAGACCGGTCGCGCGATCGGTGTCCTCGCCGACCTGCAGGGCCCGAAGATCCGCCTGGAGACCTTTGCCGAGGGTCCCGTCGAGCTCGAGCGGGGTGACGAGTTCGTCATCACGACCGAGGACGTCCCCGGCGACAAGCAGATCTGCGGGACGACGTACAAGGGCCTGCCCGGTGACGTCGACCGCGGCGACCAGATCCTGATCAACGACGGCAACGTCGAGCTGAAGGTCCTGGACGTCGAGGGCCCGCGGGTGCGGACGATCGTCATCGAGGGCGGTGTCGTCTCCGACCACAAGGGCATCAACCTGCCCGGCGCGGCCGTGAACGTGCCCGCGCTGTCCGAGAAGGACGTCGAGGACCTGCGGTTCGCGCTGCGCATGGGCTGCGACATGGTCGCGCTGTCCTTCGTCCGCGACGCGGGCGACGTGCACGACGTGCACAAGGTCATGGACGAGGAGGGCCGCCGGGTCCCGGTCATCGCCAAGGTGGAGAAGCCGCAGGCGGTGGAGAACATGGAGGACGTCGTGATGGCGTTCGACGGTGTGATGGTCGCCCGCGGCGACCTGGCCGTCGAGTACCCGCTCGAGCGGGTCCCCATGGTCCAGAAGCGCCTGATCGAGCTGTGCCGTCGCAACGCCAAGCCGGTGATCGTGGCGACCCAGATGATGGAGTCGATGATCACCAACTCCCGTCCGACCCGCGCCGAGGCCTCCGACGTGGCCAACGCGATCCTGGACGGCGCGGACGCGGTCATGCTGTCGGCGGAGTCCTCGGTCGGCGCGTATCCGATCGAGACCGTCAAGACGATGTCGAAGATCGTCCAGGCGGCCGAGCAGGAGCTGCTCGCCAAGGGCCTGCAGCCCCTCGTCCCCGGCAAGAAGCCGCGTACGCAGGGTGGTTCGGTCGCCCGTGCCGCCTGTGAGATCGCGGACTTCCTGGGCGGCAGGGGCCTGGTGGCCTTCACTCAGTCCGGTGACACCGCCCGCCGTCTCTCGCGCTACCGCGCGACCCAGCCGATCATCGCGTTCACCACCGACGAGAACACCCGCAACCAGCTGGCGCTCAGCTGGGGTGTCGAGTCCCACGTGGTGCCGTTCGTCGGCAGCACCGACGAGATGGTCGACCTGGTGGACCAGGAGATCACCAAGATCAACCGCTTCAACGACGGCGACATCGTCATCATCACGGCCGGCTCGCCCCCCGGCGTGCCCGGCACCACCAACATGCTCCGCGTCCACCACCTCGGTGGCGGCAACTGA
- a CDS encoding AIM24 family protein, giving the protein MPFREINSKMIEATVMPGQRLFSQRGAMLAYKGEVSFTPNVQGGQGGVMSMIGRRLANEDTPLMSVEGSGTVLFGHGGHHVQVINLTGDTLYVEADRLLAFEGTLQQGTMFMGSQGGVMGMVRGQISGQGLFTTTLKGHGAVAVMAHGGVFEIPITPQRPVHVDPQAYVAHHGDVRNKLSTALGWRDMVGRGSGEAFQLELSGSGVVFVQASEEKL; this is encoded by the coding sequence ATGCCCTTCCGCGAGATCAACTCGAAGATGATCGAGGCGACGGTCATGCCGGGCCAGCGGCTGTTCAGCCAGCGCGGCGCCATGCTCGCCTACAAGGGCGAGGTGTCCTTCACGCCCAACGTGCAGGGCGGCCAGGGCGGCGTGATGTCCATGATCGGGCGCCGGCTGGCCAACGAGGACACACCCCTGATGAGCGTCGAGGGCAGCGGCACGGTCCTCTTCGGCCACGGCGGCCATCACGTCCAGGTCATCAATCTCACCGGCGACACCCTGTACGTCGAGGCGGACCGTCTGCTCGCCTTCGAGGGAACGCTCCAGCAGGGCACGATGTTCATGGGCTCGCAGGGTGGCGTCATGGGTATGGTCCGGGGCCAGATCAGCGGCCAGGGCCTGTTCACCACGACCCTCAAGGGACACGGCGCGGTGGCCGTGATGGCCCACGGGGGCGTGTTCGAGATCCCGATCACCCCGCAGCGCCCCGTCCACGTCGACCCCCAGGCGTACGTCGCCCACCACGGAGACGTACGCAACAAGCTGTCGACCGCGCTGGGCTGGCGGGACATGGTGGGCCGCGGCTCGGGCGAGGCGTTCCAGCTGGAGCTCAGCGGCAGCGGTGTGGTGTTCGTCCAGGCCTCGGAGGAGAAGCTGTGA